Proteins from one Verrucomicrobiota bacterium genomic window:
- a CDS encoding zinc ABC transporter substrate-binding protein — MKTRLKTILLLLLSSTLITFALNAKAIPTEAQENIKYPYTIVTTCGMVTDIVTKVAGDKAQVMALMGEGVDPHLYKPTRDDMNKLLQADIIFYAGLMLEGRMTDAFVKMARKGIPVHAVTEEIPESYLLHPGGVGEYPDPHLWMDVSAWSQATAVVCSALCEFDNKNSAYYKNNLEDYQVQLNELDAYIKKVISSIPADQRFLITAHDAFGYFARAYDIEVKAPQGLSTESEAGVSDINELVEFIAKNKIKSIFVETSVADKNIRAIIEGVQSKSHTVSVGGTLFSDAMGEPETYEGTYIGMLDSNATTIALALGGNAPKKGLFGKLSSPKTDH, encoded by the coding sequence ATGAAAACACGACTAAAGACAATTCTATTACTCCTTCTGAGCTCGACTTTGATCACTTTTGCCCTTAACGCAAAGGCTATTCCTACAGAAGCACAAGAGAATATAAAATACCCCTACACGATTGTTACAACATGCGGCATGGTCACAGATATTGTTACTAAGGTTGCGGGTGATAAAGCTCAGGTGATGGCTCTAATGGGTGAAGGTGTTGATCCTCATCTTTATAAGCCTACACGCGATGATATGAATAAATTATTACAGGCTGACATAATCTTTTATGCTGGACTTATGTTGGAAGGTCGCATGACCGATGCATTTGTAAAAATGGCTCGAAAAGGAATCCCAGTCCATGCAGTCACAGAAGAAATACCGGAAAGTTATCTGCTACATCCTGGTGGAGTTGGAGAATATCCTGATCCTCATCTTTGGATGGATGTTAGTGCCTGGTCTCAAGCAACGGCGGTTGTTTGCAGTGCTCTATGTGAATTTGACAACAAAAACTCGGCTTACTATAAGAACAATTTAGAAGACTACCAAGTTCAGTTAAATGAACTCGATGCTTATATCAAAAAGGTCATTTCTAGTATTCCTGCTGATCAACGCTTCCTGATAACGGCTCATGATGCTTTTGGCTATTTTGCAAGAGCCTACGATATAGAGGTAAAAGCACCTCAAGGTCTAAGTACAGAGTCAGAAGCAGGAGTATCAGATATCAATGAACTAGTGGAGTTCATAGCAAAGAACAAAATCAAATCCATTTTCGTTGAAACAAGCGTTGCTGACAAAAACATCCGAGCCATCATAGAAGGTGTTCAATCCAAAAGTCATACAGTGAGTGTTGGAGGCACACTCTTCTCCGATGCAATGGGCGAACCTGAAACATATGAAGGCACCTATATTGGTATGCTTGATTCTAATGCAACAACTATAGCCCTAGCACTAGGAGGTAACGCGCCCAAGAAGGGACTATTTGGTAAACTTTCTTCTCCGAAAACGGATCATTGA
- a CDS encoding outer membrane beta-barrel protein produces MNRMKKILVTAMLGSSLSSMLNAGAPAPNSKDLEEVIEEISYVETQQPGIILSGYVDAGYIYNFTSGTLGHRWLGGDANAEGDFNLNQMKLVLEKPLTDDNELQAGFRTDVIVGEDAASFTSNPAGSPDGDTLYLQQAFA; encoded by the coding sequence ATGAATAGAATGAAGAAAATATTGGTAACAGCAATGCTAGGGTCATCCCTATCTAGCATGCTGAATGCTGGAGCGCCTGCCCCAAATAGCAAAGATCTCGAAGAAGTCATCGAGGAGATCAGTTATGTAGAGACCCAACAACCTGGAATCATCCTCAGCGGATATGTCGATGCAGGATACATCTACAACTTCACCTCCGGCACGCTGGGCCACCGTTGGCTGGGTGGCGATGCCAATGCCGAAGGCGACTTCAACCTCAATCAAATGAAGCTCGTCCTTGAGAAGCCTCTGACCGATGACAACGAACTTCAGGCTGGATTCCGCACCGATGTGATCGTTGGCGAGGATGCCGCATCCTTCACCTCCAACCCCGCAGGCAGTCCCGATGGCGACACTCTCTACCTGCAACAAGCATTTGC